GCGGCGTCAATGCGCTCAGGGCCGACGGCGAGGACGCCGACGGCGTCGCCAACGCCGTCGAGTTCATCGCCGAGCTCAGGCAAGCGAGCGATCTTGGCAGCCTGCCGGTCGGCCGGCGCGTCGTCGTCATCGGCGGCGGCATGACGGCGATCGACGCCGCGGTGCAGTCGAAGCTGCTCGGCGCCGAGGAGGTGACGATCTGCTACCGGCGCGGGCAGGAGCACATGAATGCCTCCGGCTTCGAACAGGATCTGGCCGCCGCCAACGGCGTTACTATCCGCCACTGGCTGCAGCCGAAGCGCGTCATCGCCGAGAACGGCAAGGTGTCGGCGATCGAGCTCGAATACACCGCGATCGACGGCGACAAGCTTGCCGGTACCGGCGAACGGCTGACACTTGCCGCCGATCAGGTGTTCAAGGCGATCGGCCAGAGTTTCACGCCGGCGGTGCTCAACGGCAGCGTCGCATCGATCGAACTCGAGGGCGGCCGCATCAAGGTCGACGCCGAGGGCCGCACCTCGCTGGCGAAAGTCTGGGCCGGCGGCGACTGCATCGCCGGTGGCGACGACCTGACGGTGTCGGCCGTGGCTCAAGGGCGCGACGCCGCCGAATCCATCCACCGGGCACTGACCTCTAACGGGAGGGCATGAGCATGGCAGACATCCGCAACACCTTCGTCGGCATCAAGTCGCCCAATCCGTTCTGGCTGGCCTCGGCGCCGCCGACCGACAAGGCTTACAATGTCGAGCGCGCCTTCAAGGCCGGCTGGGGCGGCGTGGTCTGGAAGACGCTGGGCGAGGAGGGGCCGCCCGTCGTCAACGTCAACGGCCCGCGCTACGGCGCGATCTGGGGCGCCGACCGCCGCCTGCTCGGCTTGAACAACATCGAGCTGATCACCGACCGCGACCTGCAGACCAATCTGCGCGAGATGAAGCAGGTGAAGATGAATTGGCCGGATCGGGCGCTGGTCGCCTCGATCATGGTGCCGTGCGTCGAGGAAAGCTGGAAGGCGATCCTGCCGCTGGTCGAGGAGACCGGCGCGGACGGCATCGAGCTCAATTTCGGTTGCCCGCATGGCATGAGCGAGCGCGGCATGGGCTCGGCCGTGGGCCAAGTGCCGGAATATATCGAGATGGTGGTGCGTTGGTGCAAGCAGTACACGCGCATGCCCGTCATCACCAAGCTGACGCCGAACATCACCGATATCCGCAAGCCGGCCCGCGCGGCCAGGGCCGGCGGCACCGACGCGGTGTCGCTGATCAACACCATCAACTCGATCACCGGCGTCGACCTCGACAGTTTCGCGCCGCAGCCGACCATCGACGGCAAAGGCTCGCATGGCGGCTATTGCGGCCCGGCGGTCAAGCCGATCGCCATGAACATGGTGGCCGAGATCGCGCGCGATCCGGAGACTCACGGCCTGCCGATCTCCGGCATCGGCGGCATCACCACCTGGCGGGACGCCGCCGAATTCATGGCGCTCGGCGCAGGCAATGTGCAGGTCTGCACGGCGGCGATGACCTATGGCTTCAAGATCGTGCAGGAAATGATCGCGGGCCTGGAGAACTGGATGGACGAGAAGGGGCACGCCTCGCTCTCGGACATCATCGGCCGCGCCACGCCCAACGTCACCGACTGGCAGTATCTCAACCTCAACTATGTCGCCAAGGCGCATATTGACCAGGATGCCTGCATCAAGTGCGGGCGCTGCCACATCGCCTGCGAGGACACCTCGCATCAGGCGATCACCAGCATGGTCGACGGTGTCAGGCATTTCGAGGTGATCGAGGCGGAATGCGTCGGCTGCAATCTTTGCGTCAATGTCTGCCCGGTGGAAGGCTGCATCACGATGGAGCCGCTGGCGGCCGGTTCGGTGGATCAGCGCACGGGCAAGCCGGTGTCGCCGATCTACGCCAACTGGACGACGCATCCAAACAATCCGATGGCCCAGGTGGCGGCGGAGTAAGCTTGGGTTCCTTGCCCCGGCGAGGTGGCCCCGCGAAGCCGGGATGGAGAGGCGCCTTGGCTGCTGGACACGGCTGAGGGCCCCTAATTCCAAGCGGCTGGTCTTTGGCGATAGCGTGCATGGCAGCTTGGTGCATGCATTGTCTAATGTAGCGCTGGTCGACCCCCCACTCCGTCTCGGCTTCGCCGAGCCACCTCTCCCCCGATCGACGGGGTAGAGGAAAGGCGCCAAGCCTTTTGCCGTCAACGCCCGTCCAGCAAGGTTCCCTTCCTTTCCCTCCTGATACTGTTCCTCATCGTCGCAACACCTATGTTCCACAATTTCTGGGACCATCAGGGTCCGGATCGCGCCTCTCGTATCAACGGCTTCGTCGGCAATGTCGCTTTAGCCGGAGGGTTCCTGGCGTTGATCGCGCATTCTGTTTGATCTCGGTCGCCGGGTTCGGCGCAATTGATGCCGCAGCGTTAATCGCTCCGTCGCGATTGCCTTGTATTAGCAAATGCAGGTTCGCCACTCGGAGCGTTCATGGAGCAGAGCTGGACTGCATTCTGGACACGCGTTTCGGAAGCCTTCCATCAGGCGCTGTTCCCGTTCCGGGCTGTCGCCCAAGTCCTTGGCGGGCATCCGAGCGACATTCAGATATGGTGCTTCCTGTGCGGCGTCTTCTTCCTGACGGTGGTCGCCATACAGACCTATGGCGACATCGTGTTCAGGCGATGCGGCGTCCTTGCCACCGGCAAGGTGGTCCGCATCGACAAATCCAGCGACGGGCCGGATACGCCGATCATCGAATTCGCCGACCGGCTGGGCAAGACATGGCGGTTCACGTCCTATTTGCCGGTCAACGGAACGACCGGGAATGTCGGCGCCCCAGTCGAGGTGATGTACGACCCGCTTCGCCCGAAGCGGGCGCGCGAAGTGGGCCGCCCGCTGATGAAGGCGGTCCACCTGATTGTCTGGTATGCGGTCGTTGCGGGGCTGATGGCACTCGCCTTCCTGCCCGGCCTCACTTCCAATTGATCCATTCGCCGTTCAGGCGGCAAAGCGCAGGCCGCCGTCGCAGGTCAGCACCTGGCCGGTCATGAAGCCGTTGGAGACCAGAAAGGCGATCGCGTCGGCAACGTCTTCGGCGCGGCCGATGCGGCCGACCGGCGTCTTGCCGGCATATTCGGCAAACACCGCTTGCCGCTGTTCGCCCGGCAGAAAATCCCACCAGGGCGTATCGATGACGCCGGGCGCCACGACGTTGACGCGCAGCGGCTTCAACTCGACCGCGAGGATCGGCGCTATGGTGAGCAGCATGCCGTTGATGGCGCCGATGCCGGCGACGCCGGGCGCGGCGAGCTGCGCAGAGACGGCCGAAATGAAGGTGGCCGATCCGGCCCTGTTCAAGGTCGGCAGGGCCGCCTGAAGACAGGCCAGTTGCGGCCTGATCTTCTCGTCGACGCCGCTGCCGATGTCGGCAAGGTCGAGGGTCGCGAACGGCCCAAGTCCTTTGCCGCCGCTCGCGGCCAGAACGAGATGGTCGAAGGGCCCGAGGCCTTCGAAAAACTGCCGGACCTCATCCGGCTTGGTCGCGTCGAAAACGGCCTTGCCGACGGTGCCGCCAAGGC
The window above is part of the Mesorhizobium sp. WSM4904 genome. Proteins encoded here:
- a CDS encoding SDR family oxidoreductase, coding for MSETIEHCVIIGGSSGIGLATAKRLVSPTMKVTITGRNEEKLKNAWASLGGTVGKAVFDATKPDEVRQFFEGLGPFDHLVLAASGGKGLGPFATLDLADIGSGVDEKIRPQLACLQAALPTLNRAGSATFISAVSAQLAAPGVAGIGAINGMLLTIAPILAVELKPLRVNVVAPGVIDTPWWDFLPGEQRQAVFAEYAGKTPVGRIGRAEDVADAIAFLVSNGFMTGQVLTCDGGLRFAA
- a CDS encoding DUF3592 domain-containing protein, yielding MEQSWTAFWTRVSEAFHQALFPFRAVAQVLGGHPSDIQIWCFLCGVFFLTVVAIQTYGDIVFRRCGVLATGKVVRIDKSSDGPDTPIIEFADRLGKTWRFTSYLPVNGTTGNVGAPVEVMYDPLRPKRAREVGRPLMKAVHLIVWYAVVAGLMALAFLPGLTSN
- the preA gene encoding NAD-dependent dihydropyrimidine dehydrogenase subunit PreA, which codes for MADIRNTFVGIKSPNPFWLASAPPTDKAYNVERAFKAGWGGVVWKTLGEEGPPVVNVNGPRYGAIWGADRRLLGLNNIELITDRDLQTNLREMKQVKMNWPDRALVASIMVPCVEESWKAILPLVEETGADGIELNFGCPHGMSERGMGSAVGQVPEYIEMVVRWCKQYTRMPVITKLTPNITDIRKPARAARAGGTDAVSLINTINSITGVDLDSFAPQPTIDGKGSHGGYCGPAVKPIAMNMVAEIARDPETHGLPISGIGGITTWRDAAEFMALGAGNVQVCTAAMTYGFKIVQEMIAGLENWMDEKGHASLSDIIGRATPNVTDWQYLNLNYVAKAHIDQDACIKCGRCHIACEDTSHQAITSMVDGVRHFEVIEAECVGCNLCVNVCPVEGCITMEPLAAGSVDQRTGKPVSPIYANWTTHPNNPMAQVAAE